In a genomic window of Stakelama saccharophila:
- a CDS encoding hemerythrin domain-containing protein, which produces MADARIFEDLKRDHDRHRDLLARIAETSGDGEERRTLFEKFRVDVSAHAAAEEESLYAAMLATPDLRDDARHSVSEHKEVDDYLGELADTDMSSSGWLTRFKEMRHRYEHHIDEEEEEMFPAAAEDLSQREEDRIAKLFEQRKPAETRRAEATESGDDRA; this is translated from the coding sequence ATGGCAGACGCCCGCATTTTCGAAGACCTGAAGCGCGACCACGACCGCCACCGCGACCTGCTCGCCCGGATCGCCGAAACCTCCGGCGACGGCGAGGAACGCCGCACCCTGTTCGAGAAGTTCCGCGTGGACGTCTCCGCCCATGCCGCGGCCGAGGAGGAATCGCTTTATGCCGCGATGCTCGCAACGCCCGATCTGCGCGACGATGCCCGCCACTCGGTTTCGGAGCACAAGGAAGTCGACGATTATCTGGGCGAGCTTGCCGATACTGACATGTCCTCGAGCGGCTGGCTGACCAGGTTCAAGGAGATGCGGCACCGCTACGAACACCATATCGACGAGGAGGAGGAAGAGATGTTCCCCGCCGCCGCCGAGGACCTGTCGCAGCGCGAGGAGGATCGCATCGCCAAGCTGTTCGAACAGCGCAAGCCCGCCGAAACCCGCCGGGCGGAGGCGACGGAATCGGGCGACGACCGCGCCTGA
- the rsfS gene encoding ribosome silencing factor produces the protein MATSPQVTRASDPDEVAALHQLVLDSLDDDQAVETVSIPLAGKSSIADYMVVASGRSTRQVASMANKLAEKIKARFHQTPRMEGLPTADWVLIDAGDVIIHLFRPEVRSFYNLERMWAFGDTPGTDA, from the coding sequence TTGGCCACATCCCCTCAAGTGACACGCGCGTCCGACCCCGACGAGGTGGCGGCGTTGCATCAGCTTGTGCTCGACTCCCTCGACGACGATCAGGCGGTCGAGACCGTGTCCATCCCGCTGGCGGGCAAGAGCAGCATCGCCGATTACATGGTCGTCGCCTCCGGCCGCTCGACCCGGCAGGTCGCCTCCATGGCGAACAAGCTCGCCGAGAAGATCAAGGCGCGGTTTCACCAGACACCCCGGATGGAGGGGCTGCCGACCGCCGACTGGGTGCTGATCGACGCCGGCGACGTGATCATCCACCTGTTCCGCCCGGAAGTGCGCAGCTTCTACAATCTCGAGCGGATGTGGGCGTTCGGCGACACGCCGGGCACCGACGCCTGA
- a CDS encoding DUF1810 domain-containing protein → MTADGLDRFVSAQAPAFADALAELAAGRKVGHWMWFVFPQIAGLGLSDTARRYAIADGEEARRYLAHPLLGPRLAEAFDTTCRHAGERSAEAIFGPVDAMKFRSSATLFAVTGSAAAARALNRFFAGEPDLKTLELLGA, encoded by the coding sequence GTGACGGCGGACGGTCTCGACCGGTTCGTCAGCGCCCAGGCACCGGCCTTCGCCGATGCGCTCGCCGAACTGGCGGCGGGCCGCAAGGTTGGACATTGGATGTGGTTCGTCTTCCCGCAGATCGCCGGCCTGGGGCTGAGCGACACCGCGCGCCGCTACGCCATTGCCGATGGCGAGGAAGCGCGGCGCTATCTGGCGCATCCCCTGCTCGGCCCGCGCCTGGCCGAAGCGTTCGACACCACCTGCCGCCACGCCGGCGAGCGCTCGGCCGAGGCGATCTTCGGCCCCGTGGATGCGATGAAGTTCCGTTCGAGCGCAACCCTGTTCGCGGTGACGGGCAGTGCCGCCGCCGCCCGGGCGCTCAACCGCTTCTTCGCCGGCGAGCCCGATTTGAAGACGCTCGAGCTGCTCGGCGCCTAA
- a CDS encoding ferritin-like domain-containing protein — MYGIWVVANPLGDPYPRNPSQLEATMGLFTKDIESFDDLFLHQLQDVYYTENQITKALPKMIDKASDPTLREGFETHLRETEGQIERLERIFDMLGERAKAVTCPAIDGIIKEANEVAGDIADKAVLDAALIASAQAVEHYEITRYGTLIAWANQLGRGEIAAILEETLDEEYATDDKLTALAAKDNAEAETA; from the coding sequence TTGTACGGAATATGGGTCGTCGCCAATCCCCTCGGCGACCCATATCCTCGCAATCCCAGCCAGTTGGAGGCGACCATGGGCCTGTTCACCAAGGATATCGAAAGCTTCGACGATCTGTTCCTGCACCAGTTGCAGGACGTCTATTATACCGAGAATCAGATCACCAAGGCGTTGCCGAAGATGATCGACAAGGCGAGCGATCCCACCCTGCGCGAAGGCTTCGAAACGCACCTGCGCGAAACCGAAGGGCAGATCGAACGGCTCGAACGCATCTTCGACATGCTGGGCGAGCGTGCCAAGGCGGTGACGTGCCCCGCGATCGACGGCATCATCAAGGAAGCGAACGAAGTTGCCGGCGACATTGCCGACAAGGCGGTGCTGGACGCGGCACTCATCGCGTCGGCCCAGGCCGTCGAGCATTACGAGATCACGCGCTACGGCACGCTGATCGCCTGGGCGAACCAGCTCGGCCGGGGCGAGATCGCCGCCATCCTCGAAGAAACGCTCGACGAGGAATATGCCACCGACGACAAGCTGACCGCGCTTGCCGCCAAGGACAATGCCGAAGCGGAAACCGCCTGA
- a CDS encoding S41 family peptidase, with translation MSRSLLQATAIVGALALVPLSTSAMAQVDTDSYRELDLFMDVYNTVKENYVDKVDDKTLVDGAIDGMLSALDPHSSYVDELDFENLQIQTQGNYGGLGLVVTEVDGAVKVIAPTEDTPADRAGIKAGDYITHIDGKLIYGEPLDSAIEKMRGEPGTDITLTLVRPGKEKPIEVTLTRAIIEQKPVKWEIKDGVGVLNINTFSATTGADTRAAIQAINKKLGHKPLGYVVDLRANGGGLLSQAIEVSDTFLTHGEIVSQRGRDVDIERYYAESAVPGDVTDGLPIVVLVDAGTASASEIVAGALQDHHRGLVMGERTFGKGSVQTLLPLGPKSALRLTTARYYTPSGQSVQEGGVEPDIRVPQLSDPDFADRPVFREADLRHHLINEKDVDHSILEADDKDDPRFDATAEALEKKGIEDYQLHYAVQAIARLGGAAQVAKK, from the coding sequence ATGTCCCGATCCCTGCTGCAAGCCACCGCGATCGTCGGCGCCCTGGCCCTGGTGCCGCTGTCCACCAGCGCCATGGCCCAGGTCGATACCGACAGCTACCGGGAACTCGATCTCTTCATGGACGTGTACAACACGGTGAAGGAAAACTACGTCGACAAGGTCGACGACAAGACGCTGGTCGACGGCGCGATCGACGGCATGTTGTCTGCGCTCGACCCGCACAGTTCCTATGTCGATGAACTGGATTTCGAGAATCTGCAGATCCAGACGCAGGGCAATTACGGCGGTCTCGGCCTGGTGGTGACCGAAGTGGACGGCGCGGTGAAGGTGATCGCGCCGACCGAGGATACCCCGGCCGACCGCGCCGGGATCAAGGCCGGCGACTATATCACCCATATCGATGGCAAGCTGATCTATGGCGAGCCGCTCGACAGCGCGATCGAGAAGATGCGCGGCGAGCCGGGCACCGACATCACCCTGACGCTCGTGCGCCCCGGCAAGGAAAAGCCGATCGAGGTGACGCTGACGCGCGCGATCATCGAGCAGAAGCCGGTGAAGTGGGAGATCAAGGACGGCGTCGGCGTCCTCAACATCAACACCTTCTCCGCCACCACCGGCGCCGACACGCGCGCCGCCATCCAGGCGATCAACAAGAAGCTGGGGCACAAGCCGCTCGGCTATGTCGTCGATCTGCGCGCGAACGGCGGCGGCCTGCTCAGCCAGGCGATCGAGGTGTCCGACACCTTCCTGACGCATGGCGAGATCGTGTCGCAGCGCGGCCGCGACGTGGATATCGAACGCTATTACGCCGAATCCGCGGTGCCGGGTGACGTGACCGACGGCCTGCCGATCGTGGTGCTGGTCGATGCCGGCACGGCCTCGGCCTCGGAAATCGTTGCCGGCGCGCTGCAGGACCATCATCGCGGCCTGGTCATGGGCGAGCGGACCTTCGGCAAGGGATCGGTGCAGACGCTGCTGCCGCTGGGCCCGAAGAGCGCGCTCCGGCTCACGACGGCGCGCTACTACACGCCGTCGGGCCAGTCGGTGCAGGAAGGCGGCGTCGAGCCCGACATCCGCGTGCCGCAGCTTTCCGATCCCGACTTCGCGGACCGGCCGGTGTTCCGCGAGGCGGACCTGCGCCACCACCTGATCAACGAAAAGGATGTCGACCATTCCATTCTGGAAGCGGACGACAAGGACGACCCGCGGTTCGACGCGACCGCCGAGGCGCTCGAAAAGAAGGGAATCGAGGACTACCAGCTCCATTATGCGGTACAGGCGATCGCGCGGCTGGGCGGCGCGGCGCAGGTCGCGAAGAAGTAG
- the dcp gene encoding peptidyl-dipeptidase Dcp, with product MISKLLLASAAVALSTSALTPVASATQAADHTNPLLTQSTLPYHAPRFDRIEDSDYLPAIEQGMKQHLAEIETIAGNPAAPTFDNTIVAMEKSGQLLDRATATFFNIVSANSNDALQKVQSTIAPELAAHQDAIYLNDKLFQRVQQLYQNRDTLNLNDEQEQLLEVYHENFVLAGAQLSAADKAKLKDLNKEISTLETRFQQKLLAGTKESALVIDDKAQLAGLSETQIANARQAAEERGMPGKWVLPLQNTTQQPLLQSLDNRDTRKALFENSWLRTSHGGENDTRDTISQLAQLRADKAKLLGFPNYSAFVLADQMAKTPEAVDRFMAQLVPATAAQERREAADIQKMIESSGKDFKLKPWDWQKYAEKVRKARYDLDEDQVKPYFELNKVLKDGVFYAANKLYGLTFKERTDIPVYHPDVRVFEVFDSDGTKQGLIYFDYFKRDNKSGGAWMSNFVGQSKLMGTKPVIYNVANFQKPAEGQPALISFDDVTTMFHEFGHALHGLFADQTYPTLSGTNVARDFVEFPSQFNEHWALEPDVLKHYAVNYKTGEVIPDALVAKIKKAATFNQGYALGELLAAAKLDLAWHDLPAGAPKQDVDTFEAKTLASMGLDIKDVPPRYRSSYFLHIWSNGYASGYYAYLWTEMLEEDAYKWFENHGGMTRENGQRFRDMILSRGHTMDYGPMFRAFYGKDPQIGPMLESRGLTPVAEGGDTPPTADSPAEAPAGAPIDH from the coding sequence TTGATTTCCAAGCTGCTGCTTGCATCCGCCGCCGTCGCGCTTTCGACCAGCGCCCTGACGCCGGTGGCGTCCGCCACCCAGGCGGCCGACCACACCAACCCGCTGCTTACCCAGAGCACGCTGCCCTATCACGCGCCGCGCTTCGACCGGATCGAGGACAGCGACTATCTGCCCGCGATCGAGCAGGGCATGAAGCAGCATCTCGCCGAGATCGAGACAATCGCCGGCAATCCGGCCGCGCCCACCTTCGACAACACGATCGTCGCGATGGAAAAGTCCGGCCAATTGCTCGACCGGGCGACGGCGACCTTCTTCAACATCGTGTCCGCCAACAGCAACGATGCGCTGCAAAAGGTGCAGTCCACGATCGCACCCGAACTCGCCGCGCACCAGGACGCCATCTATCTGAACGACAAGCTGTTCCAGCGGGTGCAGCAGCTCTATCAGAACCGCGACACGCTGAACCTGAACGACGAGCAGGAACAGCTTCTCGAGGTCTATCACGAGAATTTCGTTCTGGCGGGCGCGCAGCTTTCCGCCGCCGACAAGGCGAAGCTGAAAGACCTCAACAAGGAAATCTCCACGCTGGAGACGCGCTTTCAGCAGAAGCTGCTCGCGGGCACGAAGGAAAGCGCGCTCGTCATCGACGACAAGGCGCAGCTCGCCGGGTTGAGCGAGACGCAGATCGCCAACGCCAGGCAGGCGGCCGAGGAGCGCGGCATGCCGGGCAAGTGGGTGCTGCCGCTGCAGAACACGACGCAGCAGCCGCTGCTGCAGTCGCTCGACAACCGCGACACGCGTAAGGCGCTGTTCGAAAATAGCTGGCTGCGCACCTCGCACGGCGGCGAGAACGATACCCGCGACACCATTTCGCAGCTCGCCCAGTTGCGGGCGGACAAGGCGAAGTTGCTGGGCTTTCCGAACTATTCGGCTTTCGTCCTGGCCGACCAGATGGCCAAGACGCCGGAGGCGGTCGACCGGTTCATGGCGCAGCTCGTTCCCGCCACCGCCGCGCAGGAACGGCGCGAGGCGGCGGACATCCAGAAGATGATCGAATCCTCGGGCAAGGATTTCAAGCTCAAGCCCTGGGACTGGCAGAAATATGCCGAGAAGGTCCGCAAGGCACGCTACGATCTCGACGAGGATCAGGTGAAGCCGTATTTCGAGCTGAACAAGGTGCTGAAAGACGGCGTCTTCTATGCCGCCAACAAGCTCTATGGCCTGACGTTCAAGGAACGGACGGACATTCCGGTCTATCATCCCGACGTGCGCGTGTTCGAGGTGTTCGATTCCGACGGCACGAAACAGGGCCTGATATATTTCGACTATTTCAAGCGCGACAACAAGTCGGGCGGCGCCTGGATGTCGAACTTCGTCGGCCAGTCGAAGCTGATGGGCACCAAGCCGGTGATCTATAACGTCGCCAATTTCCAGAAACCGGCGGAGGGCCAGCCCGCGCTGATCAGCTTCGACGACGTGACGACGATGTTCCACGAATTCGGCCATGCGCTGCACGGCCTGTTCGCGGACCAGACCTATCCGACGCTGTCGGGCACCAATGTCGCGCGCGATTTCGTCGAATTCCCGTCGCAGTTCAACGAGCATTGGGCGCTCGAACCCGACGTGCTGAAACACTATGCCGTGAACTACAAGACGGGCGAGGTCATCCCCGACGCGCTGGTCGCCAAGATCAAGAAGGCGGCGACCTTCAACCAGGGCTATGCGCTGGGCGAGCTGCTCGCCGCCGCCAAGCTCGATCTCGCCTGGCACGACCTGCCCGCCGGCGCGCCGAAGCAGGACGTCGACACCTTCGAGGCGAAGACGCTCGCCAGCATGGGGCTCGACATCAAGGACGTGCCGCCGCGTTATCGCTCCAGCTACTTCCTCCACATCTGGTCCAATGGCTATGCTAGCGGCTATTACGCCTATCTCTGGACGGAAATGCTGGAGGAAGACGCCTATAAATGGTTCGAGAACCATGGCGGCATGACGCGCGAGAACGGGCAGCGTTTCCGCGACATGATCCTGTCCAGGGGGCACACCATGGATTACGGCCCGATGTTCCGCGCCTTTTACGGCAAGGATCCGCAGATCGGCCCGATGCTGGAAAGCCGCGGCCTCACGCCCGTGGCCGAAGGGGGCGATACGCCGCCCACCGCCGATTCGCCGGCCGAAGCACCGGCGGGCGCGCCGATCGATCACTAG
- a CDS encoding S41 family peptidase, with product MRMGKHLVAGLSGLALLAGCGGGGSGSVMAPPSGNTPSPSPTPAPTSGECSLAARQQWVLDQFREWYLFPDTLPDNPDPSRYDSVQAFIDALTATARAQDKDRYFSYLTSIEEENEYYEQGQTAGLGMRLSLDYTASFIAVLESFENGPALAAGIDRGTRITAIGPDSANLTTVASLYDQGGLDAVNDALGPPATGTSRAFRIADADGTNSRVVTVAKTEYAVDPVSDRYGARILADNGKRYGYLNLRTFISPAEADLRAAFARFRDAGIDEVIVDLRYNGGGLVYVSELLGNLLGGNRSGSDVYDYMTFRPEKADENTTTYFDPQPESIGATRIAFIGTQNTASASELAINAFRPYLGAADGLIGTNTYGKPVGQIALDKQQCDDRLRLIAFKLENADHQGEYYNGLAGTMESTCQAGDDLAHQMGDPDESSTRAALDFLEGKSCSPVTASGGVTTQGPDGAASPSGATMQSLRRGRKLLQPKTPTTPQRELPGLY from the coding sequence ATGCGTATGGGCAAGCATCTGGTGGCGGGTCTCAGCGGGCTTGCCTTGCTGGCCGGTTGCGGCGGGGGCGGAAGCGGCAGCGTGATGGCGCCGCCTTCCGGCAATACGCCCAGTCCGAGCCCGACCCCCGCGCCGACGTCCGGCGAATGTTCGCTCGCCGCGCGGCAACAATGGGTGCTCGATCAGTTCCGCGAATGGTATCTGTTCCCGGATACGCTGCCCGACAATCCCGATCCGTCCCGATATGACAGCGTCCAGGCCTTTATCGACGCGCTGACGGCAACCGCGCGTGCCCAGGACAAGGATCGCTATTTCAGCTATCTCACCTCGATCGAGGAAGAGAATGAATATTACGAGCAGGGCCAGACCGCCGGTCTCGGAATGCGGCTCAGCCTCGATTACACGGCCAGCTTCATCGCCGTGCTGGAATCCTTCGAAAACGGCCCCGCGCTCGCCGCCGGCATCGACCGCGGCACGCGGATCACCGCTATCGGTCCCGACAGCGCCAACCTGACCACGGTCGCCTCGCTATACGATCAGGGCGGCCTGGATGCGGTGAACGATGCGCTCGGTCCGCCGGCCACCGGAACGAGCCGGGCCTTTCGCATCGCCGATGCCGACGGCACCAATTCGCGGGTCGTGACCGTGGCAAAGACCGAATATGCGGTCGACCCGGTCTCCGATCGCTATGGCGCCCGCATTCTTGCCGACAATGGCAAGCGATACGGCTATCTCAACCTCAGGACCTTCATCTCCCCCGCGGAGGCCGATTTGCGCGCGGCGTTCGCCCGCTTCCGCGACGCCGGCATCGACGAGGTGATCGTCGACCTTCGCTACAATGGCGGCGGGCTGGTCTATGTCTCGGAACTGCTCGGCAACCTGCTCGGCGGCAATCGGTCGGGCTCCGATGTGTACGACTATATGACCTTCCGGCCGGAAAAGGCGGATGAGAACACCACGACCTATTTCGATCCGCAGCCCGAATCGATCGGCGCGACGCGGATCGCGTTCATCGGCACGCAGAACACGGCTTCGGCCAGCGAACTCGCGATCAATGCCTTCCGCCCCTATCTCGGCGCCGCCGACGGCCTGATCGGCACCAATACCTATGGCAAGCCCGTCGGGCAGATCGCCCTCGACAAGCAGCAATGCGACGATCGCCTGCGCCTGATCGCCTTCAAGCTCGAAAATGCCGATCACCAGGGCGAATATTATAACGGGCTGGCCGGCACCATGGAGTCGACCTGCCAAGCCGGCGACGACCTGGCGCACCAGATGGGCGACCCGGACGAATCGTCGACCCGCGCCGCGCTGGATTTCCTCGAAGGCAAAAGCTGCTCACCCGTAACGGCGAGCGGCGGCGTCACCACGCAGGGGCCGGACGGCGCCGCCTCGCCCTCGGGCGCTACGATGCAATCGCTCCGCCGGGGCCGCAAGCTGTTGCAGCCGAAAACACCGACCACGCCGCAGCGCGAGCTTCCCGGCCTCTACTGA
- a CDS encoding disulfide bond formation protein B, with product MRDTHLSAARWTALLLPLALLAGALGSQYLGGLFPCEMCHWQRWPHYAAVVVAASSFLTRRPGVQRPLVALAAVLIALSGAIGVFHAGVEYHWWQGITACSMTVNAGAQGDFLKNLLAAPVVRCDVAQWRFLGISLAGYNAIFSLGGAFTIFVLLARRSR from the coding sequence ATGCGCGATACCCATCTGAGTGCGGCGCGCTGGACCGCGTTGCTGCTGCCGCTGGCGCTGCTGGCAGGGGCGCTGGGCTCGCAATATCTCGGCGGATTGTTCCCGTGCGAGATGTGCCATTGGCAGCGCTGGCCGCACTACGCCGCCGTGGTCGTCGCGGCATCGTCCTTCCTGACGCGCCGGCCCGGCGTGCAGCGACCGCTCGTGGCGCTCGCCGCCGTGCTGATCGCCCTCAGCGGGGCGATCGGCGTCTTTCACGCCGGCGTTGAATATCACTGGTGGCAGGGCATCACCGCATGCAGCATGACCGTGAACGCCGGCGCGCAAGGGGATTTCCTGAAAAACCTGCTCGCCGCGCCCGTGGTGCGGTGCGACGTCGCGCAGTGGCGGTTCCTCGGCATTTCGCTTGCCGGATATAATGCGATCTTCTCGCTCGGCGGTGCGTTCACCATATTCGTTTTGCTGGCGAGGAGGAGCAGATGA
- a CDS encoding 23S rRNA (pseudouridine(1915)-N(3))-methyltransferase RlmH — MLIHIVARGRIGRSPEADLVARYLKRVTWPARITELPDRGGRIPPAESNTRLILLDESGRDMPSTDFAALLGRWRDDGVREARFMIGAADGFDDAEREKADLLLSFGRLTWPHMLARAMLAEQLWRAVSILANHPYHREG, encoded by the coding sequence GTGCTGATCCATATCGTCGCGCGCGGGCGCATCGGGCGCAGTCCCGAGGCCGATCTCGTCGCCCGCTATCTGAAGCGGGTGACCTGGCCGGCGCGCATCACCGAATTGCCCGACCGGGGCGGCAGGATCCCTCCCGCCGAATCCAACACTCGCCTCATTCTGCTGGACGAATCGGGCCGCGACATGCCCTCGACCGACTTCGCCGCCCTGCTCGGCCGCTGGCGCGACGACGGGGTGCGCGAGGCACGCTTCATGATCGGGGCGGCCGACGGGTTCGACGATGCCGAGCGGGAGAAGGCGGACCTTTTATTGTCCTTCGGCCGGCTGACCTGGCCGCACATGCTGGCCCGCGCGATGCTGGCCGAGCAATTGTGGCGCGCGGTCAGCATCCTTGCCAACCATCCCTATCACCGCGAAGGATAG
- a CDS encoding lysozyme inhibitor LprI family protein, whose product MRWRMTMMAATAMTLAGCGGAPSGAGNEAATVANLATEPGENGMLPVRGAASASFAPDAAEAPAYDCAKASNSVERMICAHPDLAARDRALSAAYRTAVDQASGAAEARLRSEQRAFLTLRDACTDAACVAESYDARLDALRRPAAPNADARGGDDVAGQAALARRSEDSCLSTAGRKKAETLVKQCLAASPATHPPCNMANSCAMIEDEIERSCGLFDGDEAYFPDFCRAYRDGGGG is encoded by the coding sequence ATGCGGTGGCGGATGACGATGATGGCGGCGACGGCGATGACGCTCGCGGGGTGCGGCGGCGCGCCTTCCGGGGCCGGCAACGAGGCCGCCACCGTCGCGAACCTGGCGACCGAGCCGGGCGAGAACGGAATGCTGCCGGTGCGCGGTGCGGCCTCGGCGAGCTTCGCCCCCGATGCGGCCGAGGCGCCCGCATATGACTGCGCCAAAGCATCGAATTCGGTCGAGCGGATGATCTGCGCGCATCCCGATCTCGCCGCGCGGGATCGGGCGCTGTCTGCTGCCTATCGCACCGCCGTCGACCAGGCATCGGGTGCTGCCGAAGCGCGGCTGCGCAGCGAGCAGCGGGCGTTTCTGACCTTGCGCGACGCCTGTACCGATGCCGCTTGTGTCGCCGAAAGCTATGATGCGCGCCTGGATGCGCTTCGCCGGCCCGCGGCGCCAAATGCGGACGCGCGCGGCGGGGACGATGTTGCCGGACAGGCCGCGCTCGCGAGGCGATCCGAGGATTCCTGCCTTTCCACTGCCGGCCGCAAGAAGGCGGAGACGCTGGTGAAGCAGTGCCTGGCCGCATCGCCCGCAACCCATCCGCCGTGCAACATGGCCAATAGCTGCGCGATGATCGAGGACGAGATCGAGCGGAGCTGCGGCCTGTTCGACGGCGACGAGGCATATTTCCCCGATTTCTGCCGTGCCTATCGGGACGGCGGGGGCGGTTAG
- a CDS encoding demethoxyubiquinone hydroxylase family protein, producing the protein MSKRWLPGDPREPTDRMIRVDQAGEFGATRIYGGQLAVMGDRSDQARSIVGMAEQEERHRAFFDRMIAERGVRPTLLQPFWHVAGFALGAATAAIGPEAAMACTVAVETEIDEHYQEQLTRIGDSDPELSDAVARFRDEELEHRDTALGSGAEDAPAYPVLSGVIRLGCRAAIAVAKRI; encoded by the coding sequence ATGAGCAAGCGGTGGCTGCCCGGCGATCCGCGCGAACCGACCGATCGCATGATCCGGGTCGATCAGGCCGGCGAGTTCGGCGCGACGCGCATCTATGGCGGTCAGCTCGCCGTGATGGGCGACCGCTCCGATCAAGCCCGCTCGATCGTCGGCATGGCCGAGCAGGAGGAGCGCCACCGCGCATTCTTCGACCGGATGATCGCCGAGCGGGGCGTGCGCCCGACATTGCTCCAGCCCTTCTGGCACGTGGCCGGCTTCGCCCTGGGGGCGGCGACCGCGGCGATCGGCCCGGAGGCGGCGATGGCCTGCACCGTCGCGGTCGAAACCGAGATCGACGAACATTATCAGGAACAGCTCACGCGCATCGGCGACAGCGACCCGGAACTGTCCGACGCCGTTGCCCGCTTTCGGGACGAGGAACTGGAACACCGCGACACCGCGCTCGGTTCGGGCGCGGAGGATGCGCCGGCCTATCCGGTGCTGTCGGGCGTGATCCGGCTGGGCTGCCGCGCGGCCATCGCCGTGGCGAAGCGAATTTGA
- a CDS encoding murein hydrolase activator EnvC family protein: protein MARRAILLLGVLGAALTGGAATILPAQSRSDVERERLREAKELSARADARADRLAKAAAAERDAAERARAERASVAARIDAARSDIAAGRARVALVSSRLRSARGRLAERRAPLTRLMAALQSMARRPALVSIAQPGSTRDIVHVRAMLGTLMPVIRARTADLRTDIADVARLRAQSALALASLRRGQQELEHQRMALLELEAEHRMRSKALAAHALHESDRAIALGERARDLVDRMDRLRDAAATEASLAPLPGPLPRPEGGPAPAARAASGAAPYVLPVAGKVVTGLGEVSQNGVRSRGLTLATAPGAAVRAPAAGVIRFAGPFESYGRIVLIAHEDGWTTLVTGLGATSRKRGAHVRQGEVIGRAPDGDEPKVTVELRRKGEPVDITGLLG, encoded by the coding sequence GTGGCGCGGCGCGCGATCCTGCTGCTGGGCGTCCTGGGCGCCGCGCTGACTGGCGGCGCGGCGACGATCCTTCCCGCGCAGAGCCGCAGCGATGTGGAACGCGAGCGGCTGCGCGAGGCCAAGGAACTGTCGGCGCGGGCCGATGCGCGGGCCGACCGCCTGGCGAAGGCGGCCGCCGCCGAGCGCGACGCCGCCGAGCGCGCGCGGGCGGAGCGCGCCTCGGTCGCGGCCCGGATCGACGCGGCCCGTTCCGACATTGCGGCAGGCCGCGCGCGGGTGGCGCTGGTCTCGTCCCGGCTGCGCTCGGCGCGCGGGCGACTGGCGGAGCGACGCGCCCCGCTCACCCGCCTGATGGCGGCGCTGCAATCCATGGCGCGGCGGCCCGCCCTCGTCAGCATCGCCCAGCCGGGTTCGACGCGCGACATCGTCCATGTCCGGGCGATGCTCGGGACGCTGATGCCGGTCATCCGCGCGCGCACGGCCGACCTGCGCACCGATATCGCCGATGTCGCCCGATTGCGGGCGCAGTCCGCGCTCGCCCTTGCCAGCCTGCGCCGCGGCCAGCAGGAACTCGAACATCAGCGCATGGCGCTGCTGGAGCTGGAGGCGGAGCACCGCATGCGATCGAAGGCACTGGCGGCGCATGCCCTGCACGAATCGGATCGCGCCATCGCGCTGGGCGAGCGTGCCCGCGATCTCGTCGACCGGATGGACCGGTTGCGCGACGCCGCCGCCACGGAGGCGAGCCTCGCGCCGCTGCCGGGGCCGCTGCCGCGCCCGGAGGGTGGACCGGCGCCCGCCGCGCGGGCCGCGTCCGGCGCCGCGCCCTATGTCCTGCCGGTGGCGGGCAAGGTGGTGACGGGCCTGGGCGAAGTGTCGCAAAACGGCGTTCGGTCCCGCGGGCTGACGCTGGCGACGGCACCGGGCGCAGCCGTGCGCGCACCGGCAGCCGGGGTCATCCGCTTCGCCGGCCCGTTCGAATCCTATGGCCGCATCGTCCTGATCGCGCATGAAGATGGCTGGACCACGCTGGTCACCGGCCTCGGCGCCACCAGTCGCAAGCGGGGCGCGCATGTCCGCCAGGGGGAGGTGATCGGCCGCGCGCCGGACGGCGACGAGCCGAAGGTGACGGTGGAACTGCGGCGCAAGGGCGAACCCGTCGACATCACCGGCCTGCTCGGCTGA